One Nicotiana sylvestris chromosome 12, ASM39365v2, whole genome shotgun sequence genomic window carries:
- the LOC104242075 gene encoding probable lysophospholipase BODYGUARD 3: MSTMDKAKSIFIMTGRILNEAISFIVFSVLDILDFLLCYTYKVIDFIVEAEWKPCYCSSAVTSSGTILVSEQGESKIVCLSTSSSRNKLQLEEISDTLYTRPSLVSEVSKSTVNELKRLKLENATVKKGTRMSTFTVNSTIVEMLQGKIGGQQYHPIPRWSDCDCKTCNSWSSSCKDTLFVHVDGAKENVQENVIFIHGFISSSAFWTETLFPNFTKATKSKYRLFAVDLLGFGRSPKPNDSLYTLREHLDMIEKSVLEPYTVKSFHIVAHSLGCILALALAVKHPGLVKSLTLLAPPYFPTPKGEQATQYMMRRIAPRRVWPPIAFGASIACWYEHVSRTICLLICKNHRLWDFLTKFLTRNRIKTYLVEGFCCHTHNAAWHTLHNIICGTAGKIEGYLDMVKNRLKCEVMVFHGRDDELIPVECSYNVQSRIPRARVKVVENKDHITIVVGRQQVFARELEEIWRNNSTT, encoded by the exons ATGTCAACAATGGACAAGGCCAAGTCAATATTTATAATGACAGGCAGAATTTTGAATGAAGCAATCAGTTTCATTGTTTTCTCAGTTCTTGACATTCTTGATTTTCTACTTTGTTACACTTACAAAGTAATCGATTTCATCGTTGAAGCAGAGTGGAAACCGTGCTACTGCTCGTCAGCTGTGACGAGTAGTGGTACAATCTTGGTCTCCGAGCAAGGAGAATCCAAGATTGTGTGTCTCAGTACTTCTTCTAGCCGCAACAAATTGCAGCTAGAAGAAATATCAGACACACTCTACACTCGGCCTTCTTTGGTTTCTGAAGTGTCAAAATCCACAGTGAATGAACTCAAGCGGCTCAAATTGGAAAATGCCACAGTGAAAAAGGGAACCCGAATGTCAACTTTCACTGTTAATTCCACCATTGTGGAAATGTTGCAAGGCAAAATTGGTGGCCAACAATATCATCCAATTCCAAGATGGTCGGATTGTGATTGTAAAACTTGTAATTCTTGGTCCTCTTCTTGCAAAGATACACTTTTTGTCCATGTTGATGGTGCCAAAG AGAACGTGCAAGAGAATGTGATCTTCATTCATGGGTTCATATCATCATCAGCATTTTGGACAGAGACTCTATTCCCTAACTTTACAAAGGCAACAAAATCAAAATATCGCCTATTTGCGGTGGATTTGCTGGGATTTGGAAGAAGTCCAAAGCCAAATGATTCACTTTACACCTTAAGAGAGCATCTTGACATGATTGAAAAATCAGTGTTAGAGCCATACACAGTGAAATCTTTCCACATTGTGGCACATTCCTTGGGCTGCATTTTGGCGCTAGCACTTGCTGTTAAGCATCCTGGCTTAGTTAAATCCCTCACTTTACTTGCACCG CCATATTTTCCAACACCAAAGGGAGAACAAGCTACGCAATATATGATGAGAAGAATAGCGCCAAGACGAGTATGGCCACCGATTGCatttggagcatccatagcttgTTGGTATGAGCACGTAAGCCGAaccatttgccttcttatctgcAAAAACCATCGTTTGTGGGATTTTCTCACCAAATTCCTCACCAGAAACAG GATCAAAACATACTTAGTAGAAGGATTCTGCTGTCATACACACAACGCAGCATGGCATACATTACACAACATAATTTGTGGCACTGCTGGAAAAATTGAAGGTTATTTAGACATGGTGAAAAATCGTCTAAAATGCGAAGTCATGGTTTTCCACGGTAGAGATGATGAACTTATCCCTGTCGAATGCAGCTACAACGTACAATCTAGAATTCCTCGTGCTCGTGTTAAGGTAGTTGAGAATAAAGATCACATCACTATTGTTGTTGGCAGGCAGCAGGTATTTGCTCGGGAacttgaagaaatttggagaaataatTCTACAACTTGA